In a single window of the Biomphalaria glabrata chromosome 5, xgBioGlab47.1, whole genome shotgun sequence genome:
- the LOC106079195 gene encoding uncharacterized protein LOC106079195 yields MPSGIKETKSLPAILINLKAMTSFQSSEGQSAAKTLASAEKSNYELKLHGNKILDSRFNSARARSSSISSTASVKVKGAKENARTASQLSRSSSLLSLGASAPPLRGKKKKRREAEYAAQKLARQKQEMADLYRGTPVTNQRATSGEIIRFLYELWVPQLSANYRKDVPVTTSCRQDLRNVRKIAQTTPRRVRKLHRAKLIIETCHEIAKPSGVDSLGSSVVTLSVG; encoded by the coding sequence ATGCCGTCTGGTATTAAAGAAACGAAGTCTTTGCCAGCAATACTAATCAATCTTAAGGCCATGACGTCTTTCCAGTCAAGTGAGGGTCAGTCAGCAGCGAAAACACTCGCGTCCGCAGAGAAGTCAAACTATGAGCTGAAACTCCATGGAAACAAAATCCTCGACTCCCGCTTCAATTCAGCGAGGGCTAGGAGTTCGTCGATCTCGAGCACAGCCTCGGTCAAAGTCAAAGGGGCTAAAGAAAACGCAAGGACCGCCTCTCAGTTGAGTCGCTCCTCTTCGCTCTTAAGCCTAGGAGCCTCTGCTCCTCCTCTTCgaggaaagaagaagaagaggcgtGAGGCTGAGTACGCTGCGCAGAAGCTAGCCAGGCAGAAACAAGAAATGGCAGATCTGTACAGAGGAACACCTGTAACTAACCAACGGGCAACATCGGGAGAAATCATTCGATTCTTATATGAGCTGTGGGTGCCTCAACTATCTGCTAACTACCGCAAAGATGTTCCTGTGACAACAAGTTGTCGACAAGATTTGAGAAATGTTCGAAAGATTGCGCAGACGACACCCAGGCGCGTGCGGAAACTTCATCGCGCCAAGTTGATCATTGAAACCTGCCACGAAATTGCCAAACCCAGCGGTGTGGATAGTCTGGGTTCTTCTGTGGTAACACTTAGTGTAGGATAA